The Elusimicrobiota bacterium sequence GATCAGTAGCAATGTTAAGGACAAACCGACAATCATTCCGGATCGGGTATTTACCACGCGATTGGCCCAACGCAAAGAACGGCCGATGAGATGCTGTTCGGAAACCTGGCGGTCCCGGTAGACCTTGTCGGGATTCGAGTAAAGGAGGAGAGGGACGAGGAATCCAAAAGAAAATATAAATTCAAACATCATCGCCGCCGCCGCGATCCAACCGAACTGGGAAATGGCCGCAATGCGATTCGTGGTGAAAGAGAGGAACCCGAGCGCCGTGTTCAGGCTCGTGAGAAAACAAGGAAATAGGATTTCCCTCAAGGCCGCCGCCAGGGCGTCCCTTCGGTCCGGATGTTCGGTCAACAATCGTCGATCCAGGTGGACGAAGATATGGACCGTGTCCGATAGCGCGAGAGACATGCACAGCGGAATCACGATCGACGTGACGTTGTTGAGCGGGAACCCGCAAAAGGCCGATAAGCCCAGTGTGGAGGCAACGGTAAGGCAGATGTTGGCCATGGCCAAAAGAACAGGCGTCGGCTACGAAAGACCCATACGATCGTGAGAGCGACGAAAAAAAACGTTAAAGGAACGAACCGCACCAAATCGCGGTCCATGTAATCGTTGAGGGCCAGATTGGTGACGATGTACCCGGCCAAATGAAACTGTTTGCCGGAGGGGGAATACCGCTCCAGCACCGCGCGGGTCTTGCTGAGAAGTCGGTCTTTGTAGTGGGGGTCGTCGGGTCGGTCGAAGGCATAGACGACGATGGCGGTGGTCCGGCGATCGGAAGAAATGAGCTGGCGGAGGAAGAGGGGATTGCTTGTCGCGCGCCGTCCCAGATCTTCCAGTCCACGGGAATCGGCGGGGATGTCTTTGAGAAAACCCTCCGCGATAAAAGAGTCCTCTGTGCCCACGGTGTCCGTGACGTTGGCCAAGCTGGTCACGTCCATGATTTCCTCGATGTTTTTTAAATCGTTGGTGAGGGACCGGATCAGGGTGAGGTTCGCCGTCGTGAAGATGTCCTTGTCCTCAAAAGCGATAATAAAAAATTCCTCTTTGGGGAAGACTTTTTTGAAGTCGCGGAAGAACTTGGCCGACGGACTGGTCCAATCGAAGAAATCGTCGATAGAACTTGTCGTTTGTAAATGCACGACTTGGTAGGAAAAGAAAAGGCTCAGGAGGATGGTCCCGGCCAAAAGAAAGGCCGCCCGCCGAGTGATGAAATGGGCGGCGCGCGCCACCGTTTTTTCGCGGGACGGCAAAAAGCCGAAAATACTCATGGGAGCCAAAACCGGGGGGCTCGCTCGTTAACCGAGCCGGAGCGTTCGCGCGGGGTCATGTCGTCACGCGAATGAGCGATCGGCTATTGGGGTTTCGCGGGCGCACGAACGCCGGCTGTTTTGACCCGTCGATTGGCGAAGGGGCCGGTGTTGTAAGGGTGCGTCTCCACGGTTAGAACGGCGGAGGGCAAATGGTCCCTTCGGAGTTCCCCGAACCCGGAACTGTAGGTGGCGAGGCGATTGTCCAGCTGGGCTCGGGCCCGCTCGAGGAGGTCCGGCGTGTTCGCCGTCCCGGCGCGCAATTCCAAGGAGACACCCAAATTGAATGCGTCCGTGACGAACAATTGATGTCCATACACCGCTTCCGACAAGGCCGCGTCTTCTCTCACGGTCCGTTCCACGTCTTGGGGGAAAATGTTCGCCCCGTCGATGGATACGGTGCCGTCGGTGCGGCCGAAAATAAATAAGAACGGAAGGTGCAGATCGAAATACTTGTCGTGTCGTAAATTGAGACGATTCCAGTCCAACCCCGCTTCGGCCGCGGCCTGCCGTACCTCGTCGTAGGTCACCACAAAGCCTTCGTCGTGGATGTTGTAGCGGACGCGTGGAATCGTCAGAAGGGGCACGAGAACGGTGGAGGCGAATTCTCTTCGCGCCCCGGGGTTTCCGTCCGTGGGCCTGTTTTCGTTGTAATAGAACGAAGGATCGAACTGAAAAACCATGGGTAGACGATGGAGCAGATCTTCGCCCAGCAGTCGCGACAGAAACGCGCGGGCCGACGCCTCGGTTTTAAATGGAAGATTCTCTTCGCCCGATCGGAGACGCCACACCTCGTGGGCCTTCTTTTGATCGATGAAGGAGAGCGAGGCCACATAAAAAAGCGTCCGCACGGCATAGGCGAGGTGGGATTCGATGCCTTCCCCCAGCCCCTTGTCCGAGGACCCATAAACGGAAAAAATAACCGATTTGTTTCCGAGTTTGCGGATCAGGCTGTCTCGCCATTCTTCCACGAAACCTTCGCCTCCCACCACCACGTCAAAGTGATAATCGGAGAACTTGATGCCGACGGCTTCCAGTCGTTGTAAAAGAGAGAAGATAAAAGGCGGATAACCCGCCAAGAGCATTCGACGGGAAGGACCCAAGGAGCGAATGGTTTCCGTCGCTTCTTCCAAAAGCGTTCCAATGTTGATGATGGCCCCGTAAAATCGGGCGCTGGAGGCGAAATTTCCACCCGTCAGCCAGGAACCCATCACCCAGCAATTGACGATAAAATAATCGTGACCGAACATGTCCAGCAGGGTGTGGCCGATGAATCCGACCGTTTTATCAAAAGCCAGTTGTTCCTCAACGCTGTCGGCCCAGATGGTGGGTTGCCCCGAGGTTCCCGCGGATTTGTAGAGAGATCCCGCCCGCGGAATCCGGCCCCCGCGGCAAAGATCCACCAGCGTGTTCGTTTTAACGTAAGACGCCTTGTCCAACACGGGCATGTGGTCCTTGAAATCCTGAAAGGTCCGCAAGCCATTTGGAAAACATCCCTCCACTCTTTTCTTCAAGGCCGGGGTTTCCCGAATGAAATAGCGGACAACGGCGACAAGTTTGTTTTCCGACATTTTCCATAGGGCCGCGGGGGTGACGAGATTGAGAAAGACCTTGATTTGCGAGGGATGGTTCCACAGCCACCGTTCCACCATGATTTGGAGTCTGAGGGGAACAGGCAGGCCGAGGGAGTATGATAAATTGACGCTTTTCGCGGCAAGCCTGGCTATCATAGGGATTCTCCTAAAGTGAGAGTTCCCACTTCGGCCAGGCGATCCAGGTCCACGAGATGGATTCGGGGCGCCGGGGCGACCGGTTGACCGCTCAAAATCCTAACCGCCAGAGTGTTGGCCAAAGCGGCGATGCTCATTCCGCCGACCGCCAGTTGGGAAGCCGGGCAGGCGGTGCCGTCTTCCATGACTTTGAGGGCTTCGGAGAAGACGGCCACGATGGCGGGGTTCAGGTGAGCCCCCAACACCGACATGATCCCGGCAAAACGCTCAATATAAGATTCCCCATCGACGGGCCCGTGTTCTGGAAGACCGAAAAGCGTGCGCGCGGTGCATGAATGGCCCCCAGGAAAATAAAGGCCCGCCGCGCCCCAGCCGGCGGTGAGGCAGGACAATACGGTTTTTTTTGAAGGTGCGACTCGTCGTGCAGAGCGATCACGTCGGGAAGGTTAAGAAAATCAATCGTGTCTATCACGAAATCAATTTTGCCGACGATTTTCGCCACGTTCTTTTGCGTGACCCGCTCATTGAACGCCTCCACTTCGATATCGGGGTTGATGCCGACAAGCCGATCGCGCAAGGCTTCCACTTTTGGCCGGTTCAAGTCTTTGAATTCATAGGCCTGACGGTTGAGGTTGTGGGAAGACACCGTGTCGTGGTCCGCGAGAAAAAACTTTGTGAAACCAGTTCGAACCATGGACTCTGCGATGGTGCTTCCCGCCCCGCACCCTGCCACAAGAACTCGGGTGTTGCGGATCTTTTCCTGAATCGCGTCCAAGATATAACCCTTGTTTCGGAGAACAAGGTCTTGGTACCTTGTTTTTTGGGATTGCCGGCTTCTGTCCATCGTGGATTTGCTCCTAATAAGGGGTCTCGACTAAAGCGGATTTCTCGGCTAAGCCTACATGATGAATAGTGCTTTCGCAAGGGAACTTCATTTTCGGCGGATTCAACCCGAAATTGGAAAATGAGGCCTGGGGTGAAAAATCAATGGGTGGGGAAGGAGGGCCCATCGGGATCACCTTGGCCATGGGCCCGGAGCCGATTTCTTAATGGGGTCCTATCGTCGGGGCAGGGGTAGGCGATTTTTTGACGAAAGGCAACAAATTAAGTAATATATAACCATGCGGAAGAAATATTTTACATTCCAAGAGGTGCAAGCCGCTCCGCCCCAAGGGGAGGTTCTCCTGGGCAGGTCGAATGGTTTGAAACGGCGGGCGGAGGGCGAGATGATTTTTTTGGCTCAAAACAAGTAAACATGACTCCTGCCGCCCCCCCCTTAAAGAGCAACGGCGTCCCTTCGGCGCGGTCTCTGGAAACGTTGGCGGAAGAGCTTTTGGTTTTGGTTGGAGAAGATCCCCGCCGCCAGGGGCTTGTTCGGACACCCCAACGGGTGGCGAAGGCCTGGAAAGATTTGACATCGGGGTATGCGGTGGATGTGGGACAGCTCATCAACCGCGCCTTGTTTGACGAATCCTACAGCGAGATGGTGGTGGTGCGGGATATCTCCTTTTATTCGCTTTGTGAGCATCACCTGCTCCCCTTTTTCGGCGTCTGTCACGTTGCCTATGTGCCGAATGGAAAAATCATCGGACTTTCGAAAATTCCAAAACTCGTGAAGGCCTTTTCCCGCCGGCTTCAGGTGCAGGAGCGGCTGACCAACGAAATCGCCGACGTCATGATGCGCGAAGTAGCCCCCTGGGCGTGGGCGTGGTCATGGAGGCCCGGCACATGTGCATGGAAATGCGGGGCGCCGAAAGCATCAACAGCCCGACGGTCACCAGCTCGATGCTGGGCCTGTTCCGTACCGACGGGCGAACGCGCGACGAATTCTTGGCTTTGATCCACCCCAAGTAATTCCATGGACGTGCAAGGGGTTCTGTTCGACCTGGACGGGACTCTGATCGATAGCCGGAGGGACATCGCGGCCTGTGTCAATTTTACGTTGGCCGCCCTGGGGCGGCCTTCGCCCCTTTCTTTGGAGAGCGTTGAAAAGATGGTCGGGGATGGGGTGCGTCAGCTCCTCACCCGGGCGGCCGGGGTATTGGACGAACCAACGATGAAACGCGCGCTGGAAATTTTCCTTCCCTATTATTTGGACCATTGCGCCGACACGATTTAACTGTACCCGAACGTTCTTGAAACGCTGAAAGCCTTAAGGCCGCGGGGGTTGGCGGTGGTGACGAACAAGCCCATGGCGCACACGGAAAAAACACTGAAGGCCTTGGGGGTGGAATCCCTTTTCGAGGTGGTCTTGGGGGGGGATTCACTGTCGACGAGGAAACCCGACCCCGGACCGGTGACGGAGGCCCTTCGCCGGTTGGGAGTCTTGCCGGACCAGGCGGTCATGGTGGGGGACAGCCCCATGGATATTCAATCGGCTCAGGCGGCGGGGGTTCGGGTGGCGGCCGTCACCTATGGATTTAGAACCGGGGTTGAGTTAATGTCTTACTCTCCGGATTTTCTCATCAGCGCGTTCGCCGAATTGCGGGAGGTCGTCAAGTGAAACTCAATCAAGAGCAGGTGTTGCGCTATTCACGTCATCTGATCATGCCGGAAGTGGGTGTGGAGGGGCAGGAAAAACTGGCGGAAGCCAAAGTCCTTCTCATCGGCGCCGGGGGGTTGGGGTCGCCGAACGCGCTCTACCTGGCCGCGGCGGGGGTGGGAACGCTGGGACTCGTTGATTTCGACAAAGTCGACCACACCAACCTCCATCGCCAGGTGATCCACGGAACCTCCGACGTGGGCCGTTTGAAAGTGGAAAGCGCCAAGGATACTATTCAGGACATCAACCCCAACGTGTCCGTAAAAACCTACACCGTCCCCTTCACCCGGGAGGTGGCCCTGGATATTTTGAAGAACTACGACATTGTCGTGGATGGAACCGACAATTTTCAGACCCGTTACTTGACCAACGATGCCTGTGTTTTTTTGAAGAAGCCGAACGTGTACGCCTCCATTTTTCGTTTCGACGGCCAGGCCACAGTTTTTAAACCGGGCGACCCCGCAAGCCCCTGCTATCGGTGTCTTTATCCCGAACCGCCGCCTCCGGGGGAAGTGCCGTCCTGCGCCGAAGGCGGGGTCCTGGGGATCCTTCCCGGCCTGGTGGGGCTGATTCAGGCCACGGAAACCATCAAGCTGATTATCGGGAAAGGGCGTTCCCTGGTGGGCCGTCTCCTCTTGATCAACGCGCTGGAGATGACCTTTGACGAGCTTCAGATTCGCCGAAACCCCTCTTGCCCGGTCTGCGGGGACCACCCCACCGTGACCACCCTGGTCGACTACGACCAATTCTGCGGGATCGGGCGGGGAAATGAGTCCACCGAGAAATCCTTGAACGGCGGGGGGGACATGAGCGTGCGAGACCTGAAGGCCCGCTTGGACAGGAAAGATCGTTTCGTGCTTTTGGATGTGCGCGAGCCGAACGAATATGAAATCGCCCGCATTCCCGGTTCGCGGTTGATTCCCCTGGGCGACATTGCCCAGCGGGCGGGCGAATTGGACACGGCAGACGATATCGTGGTCCACTGTAAATCAGGGGTCCGGAGCCAAAAAGCCATCCAAATTCTTAAACAGATGGGCTTTAAAAGACTCACCAACGTCAAAGGCGGCATTCTGGCCTGGGCGGACGAAGTGGATTCTTCCATCCCGAAGTATTGACGTCTTCGAAAAATAAACTACAATATCCCGACTTCTTGCCCGCGCGGGCAAAAGACACCCCTGATGCCCATACATTCACTGGAAGATCTGGCGAAACGACTAAAGGTTTCTCGACGGACAGTTTCCCGGGTCTTGCGCGAAGAGAAAAACGTTTCTCCTCTCCTGCGGGAACGCGTGGCGCGTTATCTGAAGCGGGAAGACTACGTCCCCAACGCCCAAGCCTCCCGTTTGGCCGCGGGTCGGGTGCCCGTGGTGGGCCTTGTTTTTCCGGAAAGTTTTCTCCCTTCCATGGACGATTACGCGGCCCGGGTCATCCGGGGGGTTCTTCAAGCCGCTCAACTTCGGGATCACCAAGTCACTTTCTACGCCTTTAAAAATTTGGATTTGGCGGAGGCCTGCCGGCTTCACCAAGGCAAGCGGGTGGGGGGACTGCTTTTCGTCGCTTTTGGTCCGTCGGATTTCAAGGCGCTTCAAACCCTTCGCGGGCGGGACGTTCCCGTGGTGAGCGCGAACCTCATTTGTCCGGGTGTCGATTCCTTTGATTGTGACAATGTTCTGGGCGGTTACCTGGCGGCCAAACATTTGTTGGAGGCCGGGCGGAAGCGGGTGGCGTTTTTGCATGGCGATCCCGGGTGGGTGAGTTCCAACGACCGCTTCCGGGGTTTCAAGAAAGCTCTGGATGAAGGGGGGCAGGTTCCCCGGCCGGAGCTCGTGCAAAACGCCTACTACTCCATGTCCGCCGCCCACGACGCGGTGTTGAAAATGTTGGGTCGCCGCGGGGCCCGGCCGGACGCTATTTTTGCGGCCAACGATTTGATGTGCATGGGGGCCTACGCCGCCGTTCGGGAGCATAGCCTCCGGGTGCCCGAGGACGTGGCGTTGATCGGTTTCGACGACATTCCGGTCTGCGGACTCCCGATCCTCGAGACCACCCTTTCTTCCATCGCCCAGCCCCTGGACGACATCGCCCGGGCCGCCACGGATCGGCTCATGGATCTGATGGAGAGTGAAACCGTTTCCGCTCCGATCCACCGTCTCTTTCCACCCAAGTTGGTGGTCCGGGAGAGTTCCGGTGGCGCGCAACCACACCGCTGGGCCTGAATTCCTAAATCCCGCCTTGAAGAACCCTCTTTCATCAAATGTTGACGAAAAAGTCATAATTCGAGATAATGGGGGCATGTTGACAGCCAAGCGGCTTCGCCATGGGGTGGGGCTCCTGGAACGGATCGGCAACACCCCGCTCCTTCGGTTGGACCGCCTCTCCCGTTGGGTGCCGGAAGAGGTGGAGGTGTACGCCAAAGCGGAGTTCCTG is a genomic window containing:
- a CDS encoding HAD-IA family hydrolase, with the protein product MYPNVLETLKALRPRGLAVVTNKPMAHTEKTLKALGVESLFEVVLGGDSLSTRKPDPGPVTEALRRLGVLPDQAVMVGDSPMDIQSAQAAGVRVAAVTYGFRTGVELMSYSPDFLISAFAELREVVK
- a CDS encoding LacI family DNA-binding transcriptional regulator, giving the protein MPIHSLEDLAKRLKVSRRTVSRVLREEKNVSPLLRERVARYLKREDYVPNAQASRLAAGRVPVVGLVFPESFLPSMDDYAARVIRGVLQAAQLRDHQVTFYAFKNLDLAEACRLHQGKRVGGLLFVAFGPSDFKALQTLRGRDVPVVSANLICPGVDSFDCDNVLGGYLAAKHLLEAGRKRVAFLHGDPGWVSSNDRFRGFKKALDEGGQVPRPELVQNAYYSMSAAHDAVLKMLGRRGARPDAIFAANDLMCMGAYAAVREHSLRVPEDVALIGFDDIPVCGLPILETTLSSIAQPLDDIARAATDRLMDLMESETVSAPIHRLFPPKLVVRESSGGAQPHRWA
- a CDS encoding ThiF family adenylyltransferase, producing MDAIQEKIRNTRVLVAGCGAGSTIAESMVRTGFTKFFLADHDTVSSHNLNRQAYEFKDLNRPKVEALRDRLVGINPDIEVEAFNERVTQKNVAKIVGKIDFVIDTIDFLNLPDVIALHDESHLQKKPYCPASPPAGARRAFIFLGAIHAPRARFSVFQNTGPSMGNLILSVLPGSCRCWGLT
- the moeB gene encoding molybdopterin-synthase adenylyltransferase MoeB, whose product is MPEVGVEGQEKLAEAKVLLIGAGGLGSPNALYLAAAGVGTLGLVDFDKVDHTNLHRQVIHGTSDVGRLKVESAKDTIQDINPNVSVKTYTVPFTREVALDILKNYDIVVDGTDNFQTRYLTNDACVFLKKPNVYASIFRFDGQATVFKPGDPASPCYRCLYPEPPPPGEVPSCAEGGVLGILPGLVGLIQATETIKLIIGKGRSLVGRLLLINALEMTFDELQIRRNPSCPVCGDHPTVTTLVDYDQFCGIGRGNESTEKSLNGGGDMSVRDLKARLDRKDRFVLLDVREPNEYEIARIPGSRLIPLGDIAQRAGELDTADDIVVHCKSGVRSQKAIQILKQMGFKRLTNVKGGILAWADEVDSSIPKY
- a CDS encoding MMPL family transporter; translation: MPSREKTVARAAHFITRRAAFLLAGTILLSLFFSYQVVHLQTTSSIDDFFDWTSPSAKFFRDFKKVFPKEEFFIIAFEDKDIFTTANLTLIRSLTNDLKNIEEIMDVTSLANVTDTVGTEDSFIAEGFLKDIPADSRGLEDLGRRATSNPLFLRQLISSDRRTTAIVVYAFDRPDDPHYKDRLLSKTRAVLERYSPSGKQFHLAGYIVTNLALNDYMDRDLVRFVPLTFFFVALTIVWVFRSRRLFFWPWPTSALPLPPHWAYRPFAGSRSTTSRRS
- a CDS encoding HAD hydrolase-like protein; protein product: MDVQGVLFDLDGTLIDSRRDIAACVNFTLAALGRPSPLSLESVEKMVGDGVRQLLTRAAGVLDEPTMKRALEIFLPYYLDHCADTI